In Podarcis muralis chromosome 14, rPodMur119.hap1.1, whole genome shotgun sequence, one genomic interval encodes:
- the GATM gene encoding glycine amidinotransferase, mitochondrial: MLRVRCLRGGSRGAEAVHYIGSRLGRIFTGWVQRTFQSTHAAAASQTTCAVADENNKAPDPVPEDCPVCSYNEWDPLEEVIVGRAENACVPPFSVEVKANTYEKYWGFYQKYGGQSFPQDHVKKAIAEIEEMCNILKMEGVIVRRPEPLDWSTKYKTPDFESTGMYAAMPRDILLVIGNEIIEAPMAWRARFFEYRAYRPIIKEYFRRGSKWTTAPKPTMADELYDQDYPIRTVEDRHKLAAQGKFVTTEFEPCFDAADFIRAGRDIFVQRSQVTNYLGIEWMRRHLAPEYRVHTISFKDPNPMHIDATFNIIGPGLVLSNPDRPCNEIDLFKNAGWTVVHPPLPLIPDDHPLWMSSKWLSMNVLMLDEKRVMVDANETPIHKLFESLGISTVKVNIRHANSLGGGFHCWTCDIRRRGTLKSYFD; encoded by the exons CTTGGACGCATCTTCACAGGATGGGTGCAGCGAACTTTCCAGAGCACCCACGCGGCGGCGGCCTCCCAGACGACCTGTGCTGTTGCTGATGAAAATAACAAGGCCCCTGACCCTGTTCCCGAAGATTGCCCTGTTTGCTCATACAACGAATGGGACCCGCTGGAGGAAGTCATTGTGGGGAGAGCAGAAAATGCCTGCGTTCCTCCTTTCTCTGTGGAGGTCAAG GCGAATACCTACGAGAAGTACTGGGGGTTCTATCAGAAGTATGGAGGCCAGAGTTTCCCCCAGGATCACGTGAAGAAAGCAATTGCTGAAATCGAAGAGATGTGCAATATTCTGAAAATGGAAGGAGTGATTGTGAGAAGACCAGAGCCACTTGACTGGTCGACCAAATATAAAACGCCTGACTTTGAGTCCACCG GGATGTATGCAGCTATGCCAAGAGACATTCTGCTGGTCATTGGGAACGAGATCATTGAAGCGCCAATGGCTTGGCGCGCCCGTTTCTTTGAATACAGAGCGTACCGGCCCATCATCAAAGAGTACTTCCGCCGCGGATCAAAATGGACCACAGCACCAAAGCCCACCATGGCTGATGAACTTTATGACCAG GATTACCCCATTCGCACTGTGGAAGACAGGCACAAGCTGGCTGCACAGGGCAAATTTGTCACAACTGAATTTGAGCCGTGCTTTGACGCTGCGGATTTCATACGAGCCGGAAGAGACATCTTTGTGCAAAGAAGTCAG GTTACTAACTACTTGGGTATTGAGTGGATGCGGAGACACCTTGCGCCGGAATACAGAGTGCACACCATCTCTTTCAAAGACCCCAATCCCATGCACATTGATGCCACATTCAACATCATCGGACCGGGCCTCGTGCTTTCCAACCCAGACCGTCCGTGCAATGAG ATCGATCTCTTCAAGAACGCAGGCTGGACGGTGGTTCACCCTCCATTGCCCCTGATCCCTGACG ACCACCCACTGTGGATGTCCTCTAAGTGGCTCTCTATGAATGTCCTGATGCTGGATGAAAAACGTGTGATGGTCGATGCCAACGAAACTCCAATCCACAAGCTGTTTGAAAGTCTCG GCATTTCGACAGTCAAAGTGAACATCCGCCATGCCAATTCCTTGGGAGGAGGCTTCCACTGCTGGACCTGCGACATCCGCCGTCGTGGTACCCTGAAGTCTTACTTTGATTAG